The region NNNNNNNNNNNNNNNNNNNNNNNNNNNNNNNNNNNNNNNNNNNNNNNNNNNNNNNNNNNNNNNNNNNNNNNNNNNNNNNNNNNNNNNNNNNNNNNNNNNNNNNNNNNNNNNNNNNNNNNNNNNNNNNNNNNNNNNNNNNNNNNNNNNNNNNNNNNNNNNNNNNNNNNNNNNNNNNNNNNNNNNNNNNNNNNNNNNNNNNNNNNNNNNNNNNNNNNNNNNNNNNNNNNNNNNNNNNNNNNNNNNNNNNNNNNNNNNNNNNNNNNNNNNNNNNNNNNNNNNNNNNNNNNNNNNNNNNNNNNNNNNNNNNNNNNNNNNNNNNNNNNNNNNNNNNNNNNNNNNNNNNNNNNNNNNNNNNNNNNNNNNNNNNNNNNNNNNNNNNNNNNNNNNNNNNNNNNNNNNNNNNNNNNNNNNNNNNNNNNNNNNNNNNNNNNNNNNNNNNNNNNNNNNNNNNNNNNNNNNNNNNNNNNNNNNNNNNNNNNNNNNNNNNNNNNNNNNNNNNNNNNNNNNNNNNNNNNNNNNNNNNNNNNNNNNNNNNNNNNNNNNNNNNNNNNNNNNNNNNNNNNNNNNNNNNNNNNNNNNNNNNNNNNNNNNNNNNNNNNNNNNNNNNNNNNNNNNNNNNNNNNNNNNNNNNNNNNNNNNNNNNNNNNNNNNNNNNNNNNNNNNNNNNNNNNNNNNNNNNNNNNNNNNNNNNNNNNNNNNNNNNNNNNNNNNNNNNNNNNNNNNNNNNNNNNNNNNNNNNNNNNNNNNNNNNNNNNNNNNNNNNNNNNNNNNNNNNNNNNNNNNNNNNNNNNNNNNNNNNNNNNNNNNNNNNNNNNNNNNNNNNNNNNNNNNNNNNNNNNNNNNNNNNNNNNNNNNNNNNNNNNNNNNNNNNNNNNNNNNNNNNNNNATAGTTACGTATTGCTCCAATGTGCATTAACTTGTAAACTATTTTGTTATAGGGGGGAGATACACTGCCATGGCCCCAACTTGGCCCTACCCGGCCTAGCTTTGTCATGATCTTAGAAAACCAAGTATTATATTGGTATGTAcagtatgtatgtatgtatgtatgtatgtgtataaCTACATGTACATGAATTTTTGTAGCTTTTTCATGAAATATTGGTTAAATCAAGAATGaaccaaattcaacaaataGAATATGTAACaaactaatattaataaaaatataattatacatatagtTGTCAACAAATCACACAAAATAGGCTACAATGAAACCTATAAAAGTTTGTCAACAActttacaaaaaaatcataaaaagtcATCATGAAATGAAAGCTTTGAGTAGCTACATCAACTTAAAGACATACATCCATAGATACAAAAACATCAACTTCACAAAAGCTACACACCTCTCATACTATGCAAAGATTATGGTGATCCCATATAATCACAAAACTTATCCTTTGATGCCATTCAGctcccaaaaatatttttcatacgTGGGTTTATAAGAGAACTTAATCATTAAATCAACCTCCTCATCCTCAGCTCAAACTAGGCTGTAACCCTCTTCACCTAAGTTTCTTGTCATAAGAGGGTCTAGCATTGTTTTCACAATAAGTAATATATCAGATCTTGCTGCAGACATATGACTGTCTATATTCtcaaaaaaaacttatttgcaACATCTAACATTTTTTGACGTTTCAGTGGAGGTCTAGAAACATTAGGTCCATTAGACATATGATTCTCTGTATGTACCGCCGAAATATGCTCCTCATCAAGCTCTAAATCGGTCTCAATGACATTATTTGTGTCATTATTCAACCCTTCCACAATATCTGCAGTTATCTCAGCTCCTTGCCCATTAGCACGGTCTATACCAAAAATACCTTACAATATTTGGAATTCTTTAAACTCCTTATTTGCATAATTTCCAACCTTTGGATGTTTCTACatgtttaagaaaaattgtgaattggaatatttgttgaaaacacacacacacacacacacacacacacacatattagctaTCACATAATAAGTGCACACTAAatttaagaataatattaacaaCAACACATGTACTTGTAGATATTCAGTCAAAACATGCTCACTGTCAACTATGAAGCACTTTCTTGCATCATCCCAACCAAACCTGCTTGTGTTCATCATGTCCACTACTTTGTTCATTTTTATAGAccacattttcattttgttaactACTTGCTTGGCAGTAATAAAATCATCGGAGTAAGGATGTATATAGATTATGAAGATGATTGGATAGAGAATTAAGGATGAGTCATCTACATACAACTTTATCTTCAtgtcttttctttctttgagtAATTAAATCATCGGAGTCATCATCATTTGGTTTAGGAATTGGCGCCAAATTTGGATCAAGAATGTAGAACACCTTCAAAGCAATGAGCATGAACTTTAATATGTCTTTCCATCTTGTAAAGTTTGCAACATCAAAGCGATTCAAGTGAATGAAATTttgattcatcattttaatATTGTCAGAATCCATTTAGAAATAAAGCTTTTAGATTGTTGGAAAACGGATAGGCTTGGAACGCGTTGACGAATGCTTTCCTAAAAGCGTTATTTACCCCCTCTCTTCTAAGATTGTTGTAGGGTTTGAATGCATATAGCTTTAGTGGATAAGACAAGTCTTTGGCTTTCTGCATCCATCATTAGTGAAGTGAAAACCGGaattagaaaaaagaaagtaGTTATTgaacttttctttaattttaaaaacttaagatGGTTGCTTTTTATATGTCTCGAAAAACTCACTTCAACCGgcttgtttttttcaaaaagatacaacattttaaaaatatcgcATCCGTTATTAATGAATAGATGCAAAGTATCATATCCATGAGATAATAACGAGGGAGACGTAGATGTCTTTTTTAAACGACAACTAGCTGATAAAATGCAtccttttataaataatatatttaagatACCTTTTAATtggataaaatatttaaatttaaacaatataacaatagtgatgatttttttaaaaaatttgattgagAGTGtggaatgaaaataatgaaatttatatgGGAATCATGCAgctttatttaatataattatataaattgtttcctatttaacaataattattaatgttaaccaataaaaataattataatcacaaaaattaatgaaacttttgaattaattaatgtatcAAGTTTAGTAGTAAGACtatgtattattaaataaataatggttaATTAACtaatgataatttaataattaaccATTGTTTAATTACTAATTTGTAATAatagttattatttaataagtaataataaattatcatatattaataataaattcaatatcTAATAAGTGTCAGTATTTATTTAGGTCAGATGGTGAATCAGGCATATGCGGataaaagtgaaaagaaaaatgtgGTAGAGTGCTGCTACTCTAGGTACCGTCATCTAATTATATTAAAGGTAACTATCTAATATGTCTGGATGAGCGCATTGCCCATAtacaaatgagaatgaaaacaaacacatcaagtaagatttttttgttcatgttcctatttttgtgtttctcaaaattattcaaatttttaactaaattacataaaatatcCGAATGTATCACATatggtaattttattatatcataccgtttgaaattaattatgacTATCAAAATCTTACCCAAACTAATTTAAACCTTATGGCTTTTTTTACCttatggtttaaaaaatatagtggatcaaaagaccaaaataataataataataataaatacttgtTTATTCTACTCtaatcaaaatagaaaatacatgaacatcCCAACTCATTTCCACAACAAAATAGCAACTCCTAGTTTGTCAATCTAGATTTCCAAGAAACTCCAATGAGAACATAGAAATCTTCCTAGAAATGGTGGAAGTGATTCATTTTCATGCACTTTAGTGTGTTTAATTTATGAAACTTAACCTAAAAGTAAAAAATCCCATATATGAGAAAACTCCACTTGTGAGTTTTGATTTCCAGATTAAAAGTGCCGAAGGGTAACTTCAGCATAATTTTATATgctattcatttatatatataatattttctatttgtttttataataaatttattcattaatttaagaaaaaaatttgaaattcgtTAATATTTAATTGTGATAAGATAAATGTATAATACATATctaaaataataagaagtatgGAGATGttaatttattactttaaaaagGTGTTGATGAACTTTATTGACATATtcataatttactttttttaaaaaaaaatcttttgactCTCTGGATGCATCGTTAttgaacttaaaaataataaaattaaataaattttcgcAATATTATTTGAACTCCACACTTTTTACATTAGAATTCgccaatgttatatatatatatatatatatatatatatagatccaACTGGTAAAAgctaaaatattttgaagttaAATCATTTctaacaataattataataattaaataaaattattttttaaattataaaataaacatgtatgTTATATAACTAATGGTTTAGAGTAAATTAATGGTTAGAATAAATGTaaaaattgattatataaatCAATGTTTTAGAATAATATCAAAGATTTAGAATACTAACCAGATAATTCTTCcatgtttataattataataatgattatgtattaaaaaacCAATCTCCATATTGGGAGTGGTAACACCACCATTAGGAAGAAGAGGTGATTTTATACCCATATCTATACTAATTAAACACAAGAGGTGAACCATAAGAGCTTCACTTCGGTGTGCAACAAAACACCATATAAAAGTCAGATTTCTAggctttcttgttttcttcccaCTGACGAGAACCAAACACCACTTTATTCTAAAATACAAGTTTTTTCAACAACTCTATTATTTCAATTCTTTGGGCGCTGAACTACACAGAGTACCAAACAaccataaattattatttttattattatttatataagtgGATTTTACAATAATCCAAAAGCAATAAAATTCAGATTTTAACTTTTTCTAAGGACGCAAAAAGAAGAAGGACAAGAATAAGACAAGAAAAGACTCCATCTCAACATGTAGCCATTAGCCATCCACACATATAAAAACTCCTTcaaaaaaccctaaccctagaactTGAGTCCACTGCAGTCATCTGCCATTGAGCTCACCTGAGCCaatgccttcttcttctccatcatctctatctcttcctcctcctcatcctctcTCTCCTCCACTTCCTCCTCCTCGATGCTCTCCGACCTGTCTCCGCCGCTCCGTCCCTCCGACTCCGGCGAGCTCAGCCCTCCTCGATAATTAGTGACCGTGCTACTACGCTCCAACGAAGGCTGGAGAAAGTGGTGGTGCCCAGTGGCCGGATAAAACTCTTGAGCCATTGGTGGTGCACAGTAGTGTGCAGCTCCAGCATGAGCTGCTGTGTACTGTGGTGGGACCCATATGCCACCTAAGACCACCAGCTGCGGCGGCGGCGCCGCCTGCTGTGGGGCCGGCATGGGCCTTCTTGTGTGCAGCCTGTACTTCtgataacaataaaaacacagTTAACTACAAAAAATCTGAACACATCTTAtcattttgtgtgtgtgtgtgtgcgtgagagagagagagagagagagagacctgcAGGTGGCTTttcacctcatcatttgtcaATCCATCCACCTTCATCAATTCTCTGATCTGCTTTGGTGTTGCAACTGTTATTTtaaagttcaaagaaacaagtgattactacttgttaattaattaattgaccTATAAATGAacggcatatatatatatatgtacatgtttatgtatatatatatgtatataaagtatGCATACATACCTTGAGATCCACCAAGAATCTGAAGAGCATTAACAAACCGACGGTGCAAATCCGGTGACCAGCACCTCCTTGCTTTCCGATGTGTTTGCGTAGTTGTAACCTTGGCTTGTTGTTGATCATTATCCATTTCTTTTCCAGGAGAAACGACAAGAGAGGAACCTTTGCTCTTGTCCTTGGAGAAAGGAAGGAATGCACCACCATTTCTTTGTTTAGAGTCAAATGGAAGCTTGTGATTTGAGtctatattttcttgtgtttcCTTCAATGGTGCAGATAGTGAAGGCTCTTGTTCTTCCTTCTTGGTTATGTCACTAGCTGGGTTCCATAGTTGTGCTGTGACCATCCAGCTTGCTTTCTCCAAAGATGGATCAGATGCTTTTATCACTTTCATTGATGCTCATGGTCTTGAGAGGTATGAACTCTTCAAGGACTGGTTTTATCACTCCTTGGTTTGTCAGTAATGTTTCCAGCTGCTGCTTGTATGCTTCCATTGCTGCTGATCataatttactaaattaaattaatcaatctaaatcaaaaccacacacacatacacatatatatataataattaattaccaTTGTTGATGAGTTGCATGCAAAGAGGAAGTTCACGCTGGAAGGCTTCAATCTTGGATCTTTCATCCTGAAGGCGATTAAGGAAGTCTTGGAGCTGATCAAGttgatcatgatgatgatgatgatgatgatgatgattattattattaatagaagTAAAGGGTGATTGGGTTTGAGAAGGGAGTGGGAGTGCATAATTGTTGGGTTTGTAATCAAGGGTTAACTCAGATGAAGGTGGTGAATCCATgatatatgagagagagagatataatGAGCAAATGGATGTGTAATTTCCTTGCACTAGTGTTCTCCTTGAACAACTAGTCATCAGATGAGAGAAAAACAAGGAGGATCACCTTCTTTTTAGAGAGAGTTCTGAGGTGGGAGAGAATAAAGTGGTGTTTGAGATGAAGGAAAAGATAAAGCAGAGGATAAAGCCAAAGGTATGGTAACTTCGCAAACAACAAAGAAGAGCTTTCAGTTCATGAAGAGAGAATCAGGGTGCCCTCCCAGAGGCTCCTCCTCATGTGCTTCAAGTTAATTTgaactcctctctctctctctctctctctctgaagTATCAAACTATTCAAATCACAACTTATAAAGAGTCTTTTCTAATAAGtttgttaattatataaaatataaagtatatatatattataatgagAAGAGATtccaagagaaagagagagagagagagggtttcTGTGTTTAGAAAAGGAGAATACTGGCCAAACAGTGGATAGAAACAAGAAAGATTAAAAAGAGTACTTGTGCATGTTTGTATTCACAAGGAAGCCAAGGCAGGATATCTAGTGCAGGTGCAAAGTAAGAAAGAATATTTCATGGTATTAAGGACCCCCTAAGCAAGGAATATCTTAATGGATGACAGACACTTTAAAGGAGAAATCCACCTCTTTGTTAGCCAAAAAGAATATCAAAGGAAGGTCATAAGTGTGGGAATCTCTCCCCCTCTTCTCTCTAATTATGCTACTATTACTGCCAACTTTGGACAAGTGGTCAGGATGGCGACCAGattcctctttctttcttctaggCTTTGGGGTTAccgttagggttagggttaaggTTAGGGTTTACTATGTGTACTCTTACTCTTCTATGCTCATTGCTCAGAACACAAAAGGTTTTTGTAGTTGGGCATACATGCATGAGATAGATCAAGCAGTTTCCTCGTAAtacttcacaaaaaaaaaaatagatttttgaaaaatgcttGACAGCCTAGCCGCACCCCGGGTCCATTCACTTTGGAGAAATCTCTAACCATGctctcaaattttaaaaagacaaagacggcgggtaaatttttttcagtGTATGCCTTTGATTATAGACTTGATCTCCCTTGGATACGAAGTCCAGTGtcttatgtaataaaaaaaaaatttaattgagcTAAGAATTctagacaaaaaataaataaacaaaaaaaaaaaatttaaaatccttaATCTGAAATtgcttatatataaaaaaataagctgaAAATGGGGTTTAGAAAACCTGTTGAAAGATGAACTagataatatcaaattaaataaaggaaaggaaaaacTTGTGCTTGTGTAAACaatttggatttaaatataTGGAATCGGATAAGGAACAAGTCAAACTGAACAATTCCTGAGCTTTTacagtataacttttaattaattttataaaacaactAACATAatatttcctttctcttttccgcaatatatataataatcaatggttaatatgtatttttcaaaagaaattttaagttgtttaattttacaaataggcaataaatttttttttttttggtacaaATAAACAGCAAGCACCCCACATATAATGGAAGTCAGGGAGGCATTTGCCCTCATTTTGCATAAGTTTTAGAGTTTGATTTCGAATCATCCCTAAAACAAACaccttatataaaaaaaactcaatcctAATAGGTCattagtaatttttaatttaactcgAAAACGTAATCCAtcaaaatgtgatttttttttttttaagatatggcctaaaaagttgtttttaaagaatattttcaCGTTTTCCGGATTTTCCGGATTTAGTAATTGGCCTGTTGTGTTTAGGGAAATATTTTAAGACAGtacgtatatttattattttacttttataaaattatgtctattaatattgtatatttgttaataaatctaacatttttgttatattacataaaaattttaatttttaaatttgaccTAATAAAAAAGATGGGAATATAGCGCTATTATTTATCCCCCACTGTGGGTTGTTCACGTGTATAATGAAATctccaaataataatattattatctatatatatatatatatatatatatacttcaacATGTGGGTGTGTAGAATATTTGTAAGATAATCATATATatcttcattaaaaattttatttggggTTTCTGTTgccataataatatatgaaaatttcctcttcttcatttcttttagtttttggaaatgacaaaaacaaatgttttttttaaagaaactgaaaaaaaattaaaattaattatttcaaaacaaaCTAGAGggtatatttttttccatttatataTGAAGtagtttataattattatattatgaaaattttatttttcatatattttattactacatgtctaattattaaaaaaatgttgcccctatgaattttaaattttcatgcctggtgtgattttttttagaaatcacTTTTTAGgaaggaataaaaaataattagaattatttcGTTTTAACTAAAATATCTTTCAACAATATAatcttgttttatattattattatttttacaccTGTTTCaatattatattacttgatATATTTACAACTTTTCcgtttataatatatttttttataaatcataattaatttatgattaaattacacaaatttttatagtttaataattcataattaattcatgtccataaataaatattctattgcctaatagttatttttttttaaaaaaagttcatAGCTTTTTTTTAGCATACAACCAGATTAAAACAAATGAGtatgttttcattatatttctCAGACACATATTATTATGATCCAGACAATTTTCATCAATTAGCCAagtataggaaaaaaaaataattctgaaaatttttgaaaattagcaaaaaaattttataataataataataaaatacttagGGTTAtaatgtatatttaaaaaacatggaAATAAAATGGTAATTTGTTGTGGAAGCTACTATTCTAAATGGGCCAATGCATCTGATTCGGATTCGGTGCGATGGCGTCCAACCCAACCCTTTTTTGTCCTCGTGCCACGTGTCGCTCTTGTTCTCGATAATCTGAATAATGAATATCCTCTTTGTCTGCTGTGAGGTTGGAGAATATTCTTtgttctcattctcattctcgCTTAATTTATGTACTTGCTTCTAGAACGTCCCTTCTTGATAATCCgcttttttctaaaaaaaaaaattcttaaatttgatttcagataattaaattaaaaaaaatgttcaatattgtgtgatttattcactttacttaaaaaaaatcaatattttagaTATATTACAAGAATGCATTATTGTTGttagtattattattgttattactaaTGAAACTACTTGATAGCATCAAATGGGTCTTGTTAATTTTGCTCATGgagattaaaatatttttatttttatttttattttttgtttttcaactaaatatatttgtttggtttatttgatattactctctctatatatatttttattgagaaaGGCGATAAAGTCGCGAAGCCGAGACGAACACGTAGGGAGGCAGCTCACCAGCTCGAACCGTGCTCTCACCTGCATGCGAAATGGGGATCGAGCTCGGGAGCCCACGCTCGGCACTCGAGATGAATCACCCCTAAAGCGAGGCCAGTATCGTCGATAGATCAAATGATCGTTtagcgtatatatatatatatatatatatatatatatgtatatgtgcaCGCGCGCCTATCCTTGCATGCGAGATGAAAAAGgagtcaaaaataaataaataaataaataaataatccattGTTCACTTTGAGAAGCAAACCATGTTTTTATTGGGAGAATTTTAAACTATATcactattattgttgttgaaaaGGTTTTTACATGTTTAGAAATATTGTAAATCATATAAATGGATGGATCaaggtttttaatttaataagatgaattattaaaatgattatAATAGACACTATGACCAGAAAACCActgttaaaataaattatggCGTTTAAGTACATAAGAGTTTATTTTGCTCAACTTTATAGATAGAGAGAAAGAGCACATTGTGCATGTGTGAGAGCACAttgtgcatgtgtgtgtgtatatatgtataaagagATAGACCAACATAACGTAGTTCAAGTAGTAGAGGTTTAAACTTTTGAAAGTTGTTCTGagttaaaaaaatctaaaaaaaatttacagcGGGAGAAATCTACCTTTTATAAACTTACAGTATTTTACTCAAACTAATTTAtggatctaaaaaaaaaaagaatgt is a window of Dioscorea cayenensis subsp. rotundata cultivar TDr96_F1 chromosome 5, TDr96_F1_v2_PseudoChromosome.rev07_lg8_w22 25.fasta, whole genome shotgun sequence DNA encoding:
- the LOC120260627 gene encoding LOW QUALITY PROTEIN: myb family transcription factor EFM-like (The sequence of the model RefSeq protein was modified relative to this genomic sequence to represent the inferred CDS: deleted 1 base in 1 codon); this encodes MTSCSRRTLVQGNYTSICSLYLSLSYIMDSPPSSELTLDYKPNNYALPLPSQTQSPFTSINNNNHHHHHHHHHDQLDQLQDFLNRLQDERSKIEAFQRELPLCMQLINNAMEAYKQQLETLLTNQGVIKPVLEEFIPLKTMSINESDKSSDPSLEKASWMVTAQLWNPASDITKKEEQEPSLSAPLKETQENIDSNHKLPFDSKQRNGGAFLPFSKDKSKGSSLVVSPGKEMDNDQQQAKVTTTQTHRKARRCWSPDLHRRFVNALQILGGSQVATPKQIRELMKVDGLTNDEVKSHLQKYRLHTRRPMPAPQQAAPPPQLVVLGGIWVPPQYTAAHAGAAHYCAPPMAQEFYPATGHHHFLQPSLERSSTVTNYRGGLSSPESEGRSGGDRSESIEEEEVEEREDEEEEEIEMMEKKKALAQVSSMADDCSGLKF